Part of the Terriglobales bacterium genome is shown below.
CGGCTCGGGCGTTTCCGCTGCGCACTCGGGAGTGGATCACGTTCGAGTATGTACTGCTCGGTGGAGTCAACGATGCCCCTGAGAATGCGAAGGAAGTGGCGGAGTTATTGCGCGGGATGCGCTGCAAGGTGAATTTGATTGCGCTGAATCCAGGACCGGGGATTGATTTTTCCACGCCCAGCGCGGAGCGGGTGACGGCGTTTCAGAATATCCTGCGGGAGGCGGGAGTTCCTGCGTTTGTGAGGCGTCCGCGAGGACGGGATATTTTCGCGGCCTGCGGACAGCTCAAGCGAACGGTTGAGCGTGCCACATCACCGGAACCCCAGCTTCAGATGATTTCTCCGCCGCAGGCTGGGCAATAACCGGAAGTTCGATGCGGATGTTGCTCTCTGCGTTCTGGTCCGTCCGACAGAAAATCCTTCCATGATGTTGCTGCAGGATGCCTTGACAAGCGTTCAATCCCAGGCTGGAGAAGGGCTGAGTCGTTACCTGAGTTCCTTTACCCATGGAGGCAGACTCGCGGGAGCTTCCACTCGTTCCCAGGGAAACGCCGGGGGCTGAAAAGTTGAGGACTGCCAAGCCCTTTTCTCTGCCCGCGACGATGTTGAGCGTCCGGCCTGCATGTTCATCCACGGTGTGCAGCGCGTCATTGATGATCTGTACGCAAACCTGGAGCAATTGGTTAGAGTCTCCTTGAACCATGAGCATGTCCTGCTGAAACTTCGAATGCACTTCAATATGAAGAGCCTCCCAGTGGGGCTGAGAGAGTTTAACGGCCGTGCGCAACAAAGTGTTGAGATCCACGGACGCCATGGTGGCGGGACTCTGTCGGGCGAAGCTGAGCAGGCTGGCTACCAGAGTCTTGGTGCGCCGGGCTTGCTGGCCGATGCTCACGGCCAGGTCGTTCTGTTCCGGAGTGAATGGCTTGCTCAGCAACAACAGGTCGGAATAGCCAAGCATAGCGGTAATGGGATTGTTGAGTTCGTGTGCGGCGCCGGCCACCAACTGTCCGATAGAAGCCAGTTTCTCTGACTCTACGATCTGTGCCTGCAACCGCTTGAGGTTCACGAACGAGTCTCGCGAATAGGTGAGCAGGCGCAACAATTCGGCGTCGAGCAATCGCTGGCGCACAAATACCATGAGTCCCATGACGAATGCCCCCGCCAGGGTCAAGATCAAGCGGAAGGACCGGATGCGAAGAGGTATGGATGTGTCCAAGAGAGCCCATG
Proteins encoded:
- a CDS encoding histidine kinase dimerization/phospho-acceptor domain-containing protein; amino-acid sequence: MRSSLGAFSRTWLAIVAACLAILVVAALFLHQSFFLTALSDVVQCILLLSGTMSLVPQILRARGRLRLFWMLIGTGITFWFTYQLFWTYYEVWLHTDVPDLCAADMILFMNIVPLMAAVALRPHAPQDEYAARLRRLDFALLMVWWGYLYVLIVIPWQYVVPDVIPYDHNLNSLYLIEKLAFLGAVLTAWLGSKGGWKIFYANLFGASFTYAAASYVANWALIRNTYYSGSLYDIPLAISIAWFTWIGLRTRDLEPKAGVRSTSTAHGVWLARTGMIATFSLPLFAAWALLDTSIPLRIRSFRLILTLAGAFVMGLMVFVRQRLLDAELLRLLTYSRDSFVNLKRLQAQIVESEKLASIGQLVAGAAHELNNPITAMLGYSDLLLLSKPFTPEQNDLAVSIGQQARRTKTLVASLLSFARQSPATMASVDLNTLLRTAVKLSQPHWEALHIEVHSKFQQDMLMVQGDSNQLLQVCVQIINDALHTVDEHAGRTLNIVAGREKGLAVLNFSAPGVSLGTSGSSRESASMGKGTQVTTQPFSSLGLNACQGILQQHHGRIFCRTDQNAESNIRIELPVIAQPAAEKSSEAGVPVMWHAQPFA